The following proteins are co-located in the Chromatiales bacterium genome:
- the coaD gene encoding pantetheine-phosphate adenylyltransferase, whose translation MNITAVYPGTFDPITRGHTDLVRRAAGLFDRVIVGVAASAKKTPFFPLAERIGLAEQSLGGLSNVEVIGFDGLLVNFVRSQGAKVVLRGLRAVSDFEYEFQLAGMNRHLAPDLETLFLTPAEEYAYVSSSLVREIASLGGDVSHFVDAHVEAALRARII comes from the coding sequence ATGAATATCACCGCCGTCTATCCCGGGACCTTCGACCCCATCACCCGCGGCCACACCGACCTGGTGCGGCGCGCCGCGGGCCTGTTCGACCGCGTGATCGTGGGCGTGGCCGCCAGCGCCAAGAAGACCCCCTTCTTCCCGCTGGCCGAGCGCATCGGCCTGGCGGAACAGTCGCTGGGCGGGCTGTCCAACGTGGAGGTCATCGGCTTCGACGGCCTGCTGGTGAACTTCGTGCGGTCCCAGGGGGCGAAGGTGGTGCTGCGCGGCCTGCGCGCGGTCTCCGACTTCGAGTACGAGTTCCAGCTCGCCGGCATGAACCGCCACCTCGCGCCCGACCTCGAGACCCTGTTCCTCACCCCGGCCGAGGAGTACGCCTATGTGTCCTCAAGCCTGGTGCGGGAAATTGCATCCCTGGGCGGCGATGTATCACACTTCGTCGACGCCCACGTCGAGGCTGCACTCCGGGCGCGGATCATTTAG
- a CDS encoding insulinase family protein, with protein MPTKALRRALLLFCLLVPLLAVAGADRPAGGETHEFMLKNGMKVVVKEDHRAPVVVQQVWYKVGSSYEYGGITGVSHVLEHMMFKGTSRYPNGTFSEVIAELGGRENAFTSRDYTAYYQVLAADRLETAMRLEADRMRNLLLQEDDFQRERAVVQEERRLRTEDNPSALTYEQFLATAWLNSPYGNPVIGWMQDLESLTLDDLEHWYDRWYAPNNATLVVVGDVDPDEVHRLARRYYGGIRSRDVAPPKPRHEVAQIGERRITVKAPAELPYVILGYKVPTVPTAESDWEPYALEVLAGILDGGASARLSRELVRGREIAASAGAGYNGPTSRLDGLFLLDGTPAPGQTAAAIEAALREQVRALREAPVTAEELERVKAQVVAQEVYQRDSIQHQAMVIGTLETVGLDWRMAEGYAERIRAVTAEQVQAVARKYLLDECLTVAHLDPQPIDPANPPRQGGGDLH; from the coding sequence ATGCCAACAAAAGCCCTGCGCCGTGCGCTGCTGCTCTTTTGCCTGCTGGTCCCGCTCCTGGCCGTTGCCGGGGCCGACCGGCCGGCGGGCGGCGAGACCCACGAATTCATGCTGAAAAACGGCATGAAGGTGGTGGTGAAGGAGGATCACCGCGCCCCCGTGGTGGTGCAGCAGGTCTGGTACAAGGTCGGCTCGTCCTACGAGTACGGCGGCATCACCGGCGTCTCCCACGTGCTCGAGCACATGATGTTCAAGGGCACCAGCCGCTACCCCAACGGCACCTTCTCCGAGGTCATCGCCGAGCTGGGCGGGCGCGAGAACGCCTTCACCAGCCGCGACTACACGGCCTACTACCAGGTGCTGGCCGCCGACCGGCTGGAGACCGCCATGCGCCTGGAGGCCGACCGCATGCGCAACCTGCTCCTGCAGGAGGACGACTTCCAGCGCGAGCGCGCCGTGGTGCAGGAGGAGCGTCGGCTGCGCACCGAGGACAACCCCAGCGCGCTCACCTACGAGCAGTTCCTCGCCACCGCCTGGCTCAACAGCCCCTACGGCAATCCCGTGATCGGCTGGATGCAGGACCTGGAGAGCCTCACCCTGGACGACCTCGAGCACTGGTACGACCGCTGGTACGCCCCCAACAACGCCACCCTGGTGGTGGTGGGCGACGTCGACCCCGACGAGGTGCATCGCCTGGCGCGGCGCTACTACGGCGGCATCCGCAGCCGCGACGTCGCGCCGCCCAAGCCGCGTCACGAGGTGGCGCAGATCGGCGAGCGTCGCATCACGGTGAAGGCCCCGGCCGAGCTGCCCTACGTGATCCTGGGCTACAAGGTGCCGACGGTGCCCACCGCCGAAAGCGACTGGGAGCCCTATGCTCTGGAGGTGCTGGCCGGCATCCTGGATGGCGGCGCGAGCGCGCGCCTGAGTCGCGAGCTGGTGCGCGGGCGCGAGATCGCGGCCAGTGCGGGGGCCGGCTACAACGGCCCGACCAGCCGCCTGGACGGCCTGTTCCTGCTCGACGGCACGCCGGCTCCCGGGCAGACGGCCGCCGCCATCGAGGCGGCCCTGCGCGAGCAGGTCCGGGCCCTGCGCGAGGCGCCGGTCACCGCCGAGGAGCTGGAGCGGGTGAAGGCCCAGGTCGTGGCCCAGGAGGTCTACCAGCGCGACTCCATTCAGCACCAGGCCATGGTCATCGGCACGCTGGAGACGGTGGGCCTGGACTGGCGCATGGCCGAGGGCTATGCCGAACGCATCCGCGCCGTCACCGCCGAGCAGGTGCAGGCCGTGGCCCGCAAGTATCTCCTCGACGAGTGCCTCACCGTGGCCCATCTCGATCCCCAGCCCATCGACCCGGCCAACCCGCCGCGCCAGGGCGGCGGCGACCTGCACTGA
- the rpoH gene encoding RNA polymerase sigma factor RpoH, which yields MTLNSHALMIKSGQLPAPVGNLDSYIQAVSRLPVLSAEEERSLAVRLRDFNDLDAARQLVIHNLRFVVKVARGYSGYGLPLGDLIQEGNIGLMKAVKRFDPDMKVRLVSFAVHWIRAEMHEFILRNWRIVKVATTKAQRKLFFNLRGAKKRLGWMNREEVETVARDLGVKPEEVMEMEARLSHHDTAFEARSDEDEESSFAPAAFLAADEDTDPARQVEADDWDQYSRQRLTRALDELDQRSRDILASRWLTEDKATLHELADRYDVSAERIRQIENNAIRKLRSAFAA from the coding sequence ATGACGTTGAACAGCCACGCCTTGATGATCAAGTCCGGTCAGCTGCCGGCCCCGGTCGGCAACCTCGACAGCTACATCCAGGCCGTCAGCCGCCTGCCGGTACTGAGCGCCGAGGAAGAGCGCTCGCTGGCCGTGCGCCTGCGCGATTTCAACGACCTCGATGCCGCCCGCCAGCTCGTCATCCACAACCTGCGCTTCGTGGTGAAGGTGGCCCGTGGCTACAGCGGCTATGGCCTGCCGCTGGGCGACCTGATCCAGGAAGGCAACATCGGCTTGATGAAGGCCGTCAAGCGCTTCGACCCCGACATGAAGGTGCGCCTGGTGTCCTTTGCCGTGCACTGGATCCGCGCCGAGATGCACGAGTTCATCCTGCGCAACTGGCGTATCGTGAAGGTGGCCACCACCAAGGCCCAGCGCAAGCTGTTCTTCAACCTGCGCGGGGCGAAGAAGCGCCTGGGCTGGATGAACCGCGAAGAGGTGGAGACCGTGGCCCGCGACCTCGGCGTGAAGCCCGAGGAGGTGATGGAGATGGAGGCGCGCCTGAGCCACCACGACACCGCCTTCGAGGCGCGCAGCGACGAGGACGAAGAATCCAGCTTCGCCCCGGCCGCCTTCCTGGCGGCGGACGAGGACACGGACCCGGCGCGCCAGGTCGAGGCCGACGACTGGGACCAGTACAGCCGCCAGCGCCTGACCCGCGCCCTGGACGAGCTGGACCAGCGCAGCCGCGACATCCTCGCCAGCCGCTGGCTCACCGAGGACAAGGCCACCCTGCACGAGCTGGCCGACCGCTATGACGTCTCCGCCGAGCGCATCCGCCAGATCGAGAACAACGCCATCCGCAAACTGCGCAGCGCCTTCGCGGCCTGA
- the ccoS gene encoding cbb3-type cytochrome oxidase assembly protein CcoS: MEILYLLIPLGVVVIVVAVVAFAWSVKSGQFEDLEGPAHRILMDDDDPMIPRRQRPGEPRDLKRKD, from the coding sequence GTGGAGATACTCTACCTGCTGATCCCGCTGGGCGTGGTGGTGATCGTCGTTGCCGTGGTGGCCTTCGCCTGGTCGGTGAAGAGCGGCCAGTTCGAGGACCTCGAGGGGCCCGCACACCGCATCCTCATGGATGACGACGACCCCATGATTCCCCGCCGCCAGCGCCCCGGGGAACCCCGCGACTTGAAGCGGAAGGACTGA
- a CDS encoding DUF2799 domain-containing protein — MHRIGLLLGGLLALAQLAGCATLNEAECRSADWQAIGYEDGVAGRPATRLAAHRKACAKHDVQPDLAAYTAGRDAGLQRYCQPHSGYWAGLEGAAYHGVCPAPLRDAFLPAYAYGREIHVLEADARGEQGALDRLYREAQDLDERIAHHEALLIAPGLRPHERADILIEIKSLVRNQRAIEADMAYHAERVEALHYQAAELRARSPY; from the coding sequence ATGCATCGAATCGGACTGCTGCTGGGCGGGCTGCTGGCCCTCGCGCAGCTTGCCGGCTGCGCCACGCTCAACGAGGCCGAGTGCCGTAGCGCCGACTGGCAGGCCATCGGCTACGAGGACGGCGTCGCCGGCCGCCCGGCGACGCGCCTTGCCGCGCACCGCAAGGCCTGCGCGAAGCACGACGTGCAGCCCGACCTGGCCGCCTACACGGCCGGGCGCGACGCCGGCTTGCAGCGCTACTGCCAGCCGCACAGCGGCTACTGGGCCGGTCTCGAGGGCGCCGCCTACCACGGCGTCTGCCCGGCCCCGCTGCGCGACGCCTTCCTGCCGGCCTACGCCTACGGGCGCGAGATCCATGTGCTGGAGGCGGACGCCCGCGGCGAGCAGGGCGCGCTCGACCGGCTGTACCGGGAGGCGCAGGACCTCGACGAGCGCATCGCCCATCACGAGGCCCTGCTCATCGCCCCGGGCCTGCGCCCGCACGAGCGCGCGGACATCCTCATCGAGATCAAGTCGCTGGTGCGCAACCAGCGGGCCATCGAGGCGGACATGGCCTACCACGCCGAGCGGGTCGAGGCGCTGCACTACCAGGCGGCGGAGCTACGGGCCCGCAGCCCCTACTGA
- a CDS encoding insulinase family protein codes for MPRFIVLLLALVALPLQAAPEIQHWTTDNGLRVYYVQAPELPMTDLRLVFDAGSARDGAQPGLAQLTNGLLDSGAGEWDADAIAERFEAVGAQYGAGAARDMAWVSLRSLSEPDWFEPAFTTFLAVVGQPRFAAADFERTRRQAFVALQAQAQDPGEIASKALYAALYGDHPYAHPPLGTRESLEALRRTDLAAFHARHYVARNGVLAIVGDLDRAAAEALAARVSAALPAGEPAPALPPVPALEEPRTLRIPFPSEQAHVYLGAPGMRRGDPDYFALYLGNHVLGGSGFTSRLMKEVRVARGLSYSVYSYFLPMAMEGPFLTGLQTRVDQAGEAVTVARDTLATFVAEGPSAEEYRAALANITGGFPLRVASNRDIVQYLAMIGFYGLPLDYLDRFTDRVEAVGIADIRDAFARRLDPERMITVIVGGPEAE; via the coding sequence ATGCCGCGATTCATCGTATTGCTGCTGGCCCTGGTCGCCCTGCCCCTGCAGGCGGCGCCCGAGATCCAGCACTGGACCACCGACAACGGGCTGCGCGTGTACTACGTGCAGGCCCCCGAACTGCCCATGACGGACCTGCGCCTGGTGTTCGATGCCGGCAGCGCACGCGACGGCGCGCAGCCGGGGCTCGCCCAGCTGACCAACGGCCTGCTCGACAGCGGCGCGGGCGAGTGGGACGCCGACGCCATCGCCGAGCGCTTCGAGGCCGTGGGCGCCCAGTACGGCGCCGGCGCGGCCCGCGACATGGCCTGGGTGTCGCTGCGCAGCCTGAGCGAGCCCGACTGGTTCGAGCCGGCCTTTACGACTTTCCTCGCCGTGGTGGGCCAGCCCCGCTTCGCCGCGGCCGACTTCGAGCGCACCCGCCGCCAGGCCTTCGTCGCCCTGCAGGCCCAGGCCCAGGACCCGGGCGAGATCGCGAGCAAGGCCCTGTACGCGGCCCTGTACGGCGACCATCCCTACGCCCATCCGCCGCTCGGCACCCGCGAGTCGCTGGAGGCCCTGCGCCGCACGGACCTGGCCGCCTTCCACGCGCGCCACTACGTGGCCCGCAACGGCGTGCTCGCCATCGTCGGCGACCTCGACCGCGCGGCGGCCGAGGCCCTGGCCGCACGGGTGAGCGCGGCCCTGCCGGCCGGCGAGCCGGCCCCGGCCCTGCCGCCGGTGCCGGCGCTGGAGGAGCCCCGCACCCTGCGCATCCCCTTCCCCTCGGAGCAGGCCCACGTCTACCTGGGCGCGCCCGGCATGCGCCGCGGCGACCCCGACTACTTCGCCCTCTACCTCGGCAACCACGTACTCGGCGGCTCCGGCTTCACCTCGCGGCTGATGAAGGAGGTGCGCGTGGCGCGCGGCCTGTCCTACAGCGTGTACAGCTACTTCCTGCCCATGGCCATGGAAGGGCCCTTCCTCACCGGCCTGCAGACCCGCGTGGACCAGGCCGGGGAGGCCGTGACCGTGGCCCGCGACACGCTGGCGACCTTCGTCGCCGAGGGGCCGAGCGCGGAGGAATACCGTGCCGCGCTGGCCAACATCACCGGCGGCTTCCCGCTGCGCGTGGCGAGCAACCGCGACATCGTGCAGTACCTCGCCATGATCGGCTTCTACGGCCTGCCGCTGGACTACCTCGACCGCTTCACCGACCGCGTCGAGGCCGTGGGCATTGCGGACATCCGCGACGCCTTCGCCCGCCGGCTCGACCCCGAGCGCATGATCACGGTCATCGTCGGTGGCCCGGAAGCCGAGTAG
- the rsmD gene encoding 16S rRNA (guanine(966)-N(2))-methyltransferase RsmD, with amino-acid sequence MRIIGGEWRGRRLPVPHAPGLRPTPDRVRETLFNWLQGVTEGARCLDLFAGSGALGFEAASRGAREVVLVEQDARIAAQLREQAAALDPARLRVEARSVRAFLSGAPQPVDLVFLDPPYGKGLVAETLALLEQGWLAPGAHVYIEAEAGLGAPPLPAGWSLLKTREAGQVGYHLARAPVAEALSPGSDA; translated from the coding sequence CTGCGCATCATCGGCGGCGAGTGGCGCGGCCGGCGCCTGCCGGTGCCCCACGCCCCGGGCCTGCGGCCCACGCCCGACCGGGTGCGCGAGACCCTGTTCAACTGGCTGCAGGGCGTGACCGAGGGCGCACGATGCCTGGACCTCTTCGCCGGCAGCGGCGCGCTCGGCTTCGAGGCCGCCTCGCGCGGGGCGCGCGAGGTCGTGCTCGTCGAGCAGGACGCACGCATCGCGGCCCAGCTGCGCGAGCAGGCCGCCGCCCTCGATCCCGCCCGCCTGCGCGTCGAGGCCCGCAGCGTGCGGGCCTTTCTTTCCGGCGCACCGCAACCGGTCGACCTCGTCTTCCTCGACCCCCCCTACGGCAAGGGCCTGGTGGCCGAGACCCTGGCCCTGCTCGAACAGGGCTGGCTGGCCCCGGGCGCCCACGTCTACATCGAGGCCGAGGCCGGGCTCGGCGCCCCGCCGCTGCCCGCGGGCTGGAGCCTCCTCAAGACCCGTGAGGCGGGGCAGGTGGGTTATCACCTGGCCCGCGCCCCCGTTGCAGAGGCGCTCAGCCCCGGTTCAGACGCCTGA
- a CDS encoding response regulator: MLVDGSDATRKMVGQLLRKQLEGVDIQCFHSAREALATLTLEHFDLISTALVLPDMDGMVFTEALRGVNGHETTPVIVISGDAAGRQDEQQSDITAFFDKSRGIKALVDFIADHLPAADGGQAPAPPLPENPRVLYVEDSVAAAKTVKRLLDAQGITADHVMTAEEALERLDAGEAYDLLITDQFLPGRLSGTDLVRRIRHGLHLGPDLLPVLVITLAGSSEADYQRLLEGGACDYITKPLAEGLLQDKLLALLATRA, translated from the coding sequence ATGCTCGTGGACGGCTCGGATGCCACGCGCAAGATGGTCGGCCAGCTCCTGCGTAAACAGCTCGAGGGCGTCGACATCCAGTGCTTCCACAGTGCGCGGGAGGCGCTGGCCACGCTCACGCTGGAACACTTCGACCTCATCAGCACCGCCCTGGTCCTGCCGGACATGGACGGCATGGTCTTCACCGAGGCCCTGCGCGGCGTCAACGGTCACGAGACCACCCCGGTCATCGTCATCTCCGGCGACGCCGCCGGTCGCCAGGACGAGCAGCAGTCCGACATCACCGCCTTCTTCGACAAGTCACGGGGCATCAAGGCCCTGGTCGACTTCATCGCCGACCACCTGCCCGCCGCCGATGGCGGGCAGGCACCCGCCCCGCCGCTCCCGGAGAACCCCCGCGTGCTCTACGTGGAGGACAGCGTGGCGGCGGCCAAGACCGTCAAGCGCCTGCTCGATGCGCAGGGCATCACCGCCGATCACGTGATGACCGCCGAGGAGGCCCTGGAACGGCTGGATGCGGGCGAGGCCTACGACCTGCTCATCACCGACCAGTTTCTCCCCGGGCGCCTGTCGGGCACCGACCTGGTGCGCCGGATCCGCCACGGCCTGCACCTCGGCCCCGACCTCCTGCCGGTGCTCGTGATCACGCTCGCGGGCAGCAGCGAGGCCGACTACCAGCGCCTGCTGGAAGGCGGCGCCTGCGACTACATCACCAAGCCGCTCGCCGAGGGCCTGCTGCAGGACAAGCTGCTGGCCCTGCTCGCCACCCGGGCCTGA
- the ftsX gene encoding cell division protein FtsX, whose protein sequence is MNARTSQKRPDVHARTTAWLISHARSLIFSLGKLYRTPLSSLMTTAVIGIALALPTGLYLMLANLEAISGGWDESAQISLFLEQSVSDEQAIALANTIQRRDDVGNARAIGKAEALAEFRELSGFGAALDALNDNPLPAVVVVQPGLAVKDPLRIQQLVHALEQEQGVERAQLDMQWVQRLYAIMQTAQRGVLVIGIMLGLAVLLVVGNTIRLDIQNRRDEIEVAKLIGATDAFIRRPFLYGGIWYGLIGGLLGLIMVQAALGFLAEPVHRLAGLYGGQFQLMDLGAANAGSVLLIAMALGLGGSWLAVSRHLSDIEPR, encoded by the coding sequence ATGAACGCACGCACCAGCCAGAAGCGGCCCGACGTCCACGCCCGCACCACCGCCTGGCTCATCAGTCATGCCCGTTCGCTGATCTTCAGCCTGGGCAAGCTCTACCGCACGCCGCTCTCCAGCCTCATGACCACGGCCGTGATCGGTATCGCCCTGGCCCTGCCGACCGGGCTCTACCTCATGCTCGCCAACCTCGAGGCCATCAGCGGCGGCTGGGACGAGAGCGCGCAGATCTCGCTGTTCCTCGAACAGTCGGTGAGCGACGAGCAGGCCATCGCGCTGGCGAACACGATCCAGCGCCGCGACGACGTGGGCAACGCCCGCGCCATCGGCAAGGCCGAGGCCCTGGCGGAATTCCGCGAGCTGTCGGGCTTCGGCGCCGCGCTCGACGCCCTCAACGACAACCCGCTGCCGGCCGTGGTGGTGGTGCAGCCGGGCCTGGCCGTGAAGGACCCGCTGCGCATCCAGCAGCTGGTGCACGCGCTGGAGCAGGAGCAGGGCGTGGAGCGCGCCCAGCTCGACATGCAGTGGGTGCAGCGGCTCTATGCCATCATGCAGACCGCCCAGCGCGGCGTGCTGGTGATCGGCATCATGCTGGGGCTGGCGGTGCTGCTGGTGGTGGGCAACACCATCCGCCTGGACATCCAGAACCGCCGCGACGAGATCGAGGTGGCCAAGCTCATCGGCGCCACCGACGCCTTCATCCGCCGCCCCTTCCTCTACGGCGGCATCTGGTACGGCCTGATCGGGGGGCTGCTCGGCCTGATCATGGTGCAGGCCGCGCTGGGCTTTCTGGCCGAACCGGTACACCGGCTGGCCGGCCTCTACGGCGGGCAGTTCCAGCTGATGGACCTCGGTGCGGCCAATGCCGGCAGCGTACTGCTGATCGCCATGGCGCTCGGCCTGGGCGGTTCCTGGCTGGCCGTCAGCCGCCACCTGAGCGACATCGAGCCGCGCTAG
- a CDS encoding YfhL family 4Fe-4S dicluster ferredoxin, translating into MALLITDECINCDVCEPECPNGAITPGDEIYEIDPNLCTECVGHYDEPQCIEVCPVDCILVDPEHEETRDQLQAKYEKLTSA; encoded by the coding sequence ATGGCCCTGCTGATCACTGACGAATGCATCAACTGCGACGTGTGCGAGCCGGAGTGCCCGAACGGCGCGATCACCCCGGGTGACGAGATCTACGAGATCGACCCCAACCTCTGCACCGAGTGCGTCGGCCACTACGACGAGCCCCAGTGCATCGAGGTCTGCCCCGTCGACTGCATCCTGGTCGACCCGGAACACGAAGAGACCCGCGACCAGCTGCAGGCCAAGTACGAAAAGCTCACCAGCGCCTGA
- the ftsE gene encoding cell division ATP-binding protein FtsE, with amino-acid sequence MILFQNVTKRYPTGQEALGQMTLEVGDGEMAFLTGHSGAGKSTLLKLIAMIERPTRGHIVVNGKNLHTLPRRRIPQFRRDIGIIFQDHHLLHDRSVFDNVALPLIIAGYRQQEIGRRVRAALDKVSLLHKEKAFPVTLSTGEQQRVGIARAVVNRPAILLADEPTGNLDPELSREIMGLFEEFNQVGTTVLVASHDLDLIAPMGKRMISLKGGRLLADEPARGAVA; translated from the coding sequence ATGATCCTCTTCCAGAACGTCACCAAGCGCTACCCCACCGGCCAGGAGGCCCTCGGACAGATGACCCTGGAGGTCGGGGACGGCGAGATGGCGTTCCTCACCGGTCACTCGGGCGCCGGCAAGAGCACCCTGCTCAAGCTCATCGCCATGATCGAGCGCCCCACCCGCGGGCACATCGTGGTGAACGGCAAGAACCTGCACACCCTGCCCCGCCGTCGCATCCCGCAGTTTCGGCGCGACATCGGCATCATCTTCCAGGACCACCACCTGCTGCACGACCGCAGCGTGTTCGACAACGTGGCCCTGCCGCTGATCATCGCCGGCTACCGCCAGCAGGAGATCGGCCGGCGCGTGCGCGCCGCGCTCGACAAGGTGAGCCTGCTGCACAAGGAAAAGGCCTTCCCGGTGACGCTGTCCACCGGGGAGCAGCAGCGCGTGGGCATCGCCCGCGCCGTGGTCAACCGCCCGGCCATCCTGCTGGCGGACGAACCCACCGGCAACCTCGACCCCGAGCTCTCGCGCGAGATCATGGGGCTGTTCGAGGAGTTCAACCAGGTGGGCACCACCGTGCTGGTGGCGAGCCACGATCTCGACCTGATCGCGCCCATGGGCAAGCGCATGATCTCGCTCAAGGGCGGCCGGCTGCTGGCCGACGAGCCGGCGCGGGGGGCCGTGGCATGA
- the ftsY gene encoding signal recognition particle-docking protein FtsY, producing the protein MFGFGKRDKTPETAGEAPKKPGLFSRLKQGLSKTGRGLTEGMASLVLGRKEIDDELLEELEDRLLMADVGMEATQRIIKDLTARVARKQLADADALFSALKDDMTAILEPVSQPLAIDATRTPFVILVVGVNGAGKTTTIGKLAKRLQGEGRSVMLAAGDTFRAAAVEQLEVWGERNNIPVIAQGTGADSASVIFDALQAAKARGIDVLIADTAGRLHTQSNLMEELKKVTRVMTKLDPEAPHETLLVVDGGTGQNALNQARQFNEAVKLSGLTVTKLDGTAKGGILFALAQQLGIPIRFIGVGESIEDLQVFEAAAFVDALLARD; encoded by the coding sequence ATGTTTGGTTTCGGAAAACGCGACAAGACCCCGGAAACCGCCGGGGAGGCCCCGAAAAAGCCGGGCCTATTCTCACGCCTGAAGCAGGGTTTGTCCAAGACGGGGCGCGGTCTGACCGAGGGCATGGCCTCGCTGGTGCTCGGCCGTAAGGAGATCGACGACGAGCTCCTGGAAGAACTGGAAGACCGGCTGCTGATGGCCGACGTCGGCATGGAGGCCACGCAGCGCATCATCAAGGACCTCACCGCCCGCGTGGCGCGCAAGCAGCTGGCCGATGCCGACGCCCTGTTCTCCGCGCTGAAGGACGACATGACCGCCATCCTCGAACCGGTGAGCCAGCCGCTCGCGATCGACGCGACGCGCACGCCCTTCGTGATCCTGGTGGTGGGCGTGAACGGCGCCGGCAAGACCACCACCATCGGCAAGCTCGCCAAGCGCCTGCAGGGCGAGGGCAGGTCGGTGATGCTGGCGGCCGGCGACACCTTCCGCGCCGCCGCCGTCGAGCAGCTCGAGGTCTGGGGCGAGCGCAACAACATCCCGGTCATCGCCCAGGGCACGGGGGCCGACTCGGCCTCGGTGATCTTCGACGCCCTGCAGGCGGCGAAGGCCCGCGGCATCGACGTGCTCATCGCCGACACCGCCGGCCGCCTGCACACCCAGTCGAACCTCATGGAGGAGCTGAAGAAGGTCACCCGCGTGATGACCAAGCTCGACCCGGAGGCCCCGCACGAGACCCTGCTGGTGGTGGATGGCGGCACCGGCCAGAACGCGCTCAACCAGGCCCGCCAGTTCAACGAGGCGGTGAAGCTCAGCGGCCTAACCGTCACCAAGCTCGACGGCACCGCCAAGGGCGGCATCCTCTTCGCCCTGGCGCAGCAGCTCGGCATCCCGATCCGCTTCATCGGCGTGGGCGAGTCCATCGAGGACCTGCAGGTCTTCGAGGCCGCCGCCTTCGTCGACGCCCTGCTGGCCCGCGACTGA